The genome window GTCCGCGTCGCCGCCCGGCGCGCCGGGGAACCGGAACTCCCCGTCGCCGTCGCGCCAGGCGACCGTGTTGAAGCGGACCGACTCGCCGCCGGCCTCGACGACGCCCGCGCCGCCGCGCTTCGGGTCGCCGGTCGGGCTCCGCGTCGCCTCCGGGTCGAGGCCGTCGTACGCGGCCTCGGAGAGGGGTTCGATCGCCCGGGAGACGTAGCGCTCGCCGTCGACCTGTCGGGGGAAGACGACGAGGTCGACCTCGCGCAGCAGCCGGGCGGGCAGCTCCCGCTCGCGCAGGCGGTTGGCGAGCGCCTCGACGTCCTCCGCGTGCGTCGTGCCGATCACGCCGTGACCCGTGTTCAGGCTCTCGGCGAAGGTCTCGAAGCTCTCGGGCGTGTTGATCTCGGCGATGACCTCCACGTCGGGATTGAGATAATTCGCCTCGGTCATCAGCTCCGCCATCCCTACCGACTTGTAGGCGTCCTCGTGGTCGCGGGTGGTGAGCGAGACGCCCGTCTCGTGGGGTAAGCGGACCTCTCGGGACCCCTCGTCGACGGATACGGGGCGGGCGTCGAAGGGGATGAAGGGGGCGTGGGCGTTGAGCAGCGTCGTCTTCCCGACGCCGGTCGGGCCCGCGAAGAGGACGACGCCGCGGTGTTCGTACAGGAGCCACAGCAGCGTCACCAGCTCCACCGACAGGGTGCCGCGCTCGACCAGGTCCACCGGGGTGAGCGCGTCCGCGCGCTGCTTCCGGATCGAGACGTGCGGGCCGCCCTCGGAGATGACGGGCAGCGCCACCGCACACCGGATGGTCTGGGGGACGCCGTCGAGTTCGAGGTTCACCTTCGCGGAGGGCGTCGAGGCGTTGAGTTCCGTCCCGTCGCGAGCGGCGATCCCCGTGACGACGTCGACGAACGTCGTTTCCTCGTCGAACGCGAGGTTCGTCGGGACGCGGGTGCCGGCCTCGGGGGCGTCGTCGGCGTCGAAGCCGTGTCCCCCGTCGGCGTCGAAGCCGTGTTGCCCGTCGGCGTCGAAGCCGCGCTCCCCGTCCGCCGCCCCCGCGAGCACCGAGGCGCGGGGGACGACCTTCACGCGCTCGCCGACGCGGTTCGCCTCCACGTCCTCCAGGTGGGGGTCGCGGATCGGCACCGTGAGGATCCCCTCGCCGACGAAGTCGCGCAGGACGTAGTAGGCGAGGTCGTCGAGGCGGTCGCGGGCGAACCGCGAGTCGACCGGCGGCGCGGCGAGCCCGCGGTCCGCGAGCGCGGCCCGCGCCCGGTGGAGCGCGGCGTCGAGCCACGCGCGGGTGTTGCGCGCCGTCAGCCGCCGCGAGAGGAACCGCCGGGCGCGGGCGGCGACGAACGACTCGCGGTCCTCGATCACGTCGCTCACTGTCGTCTCCCAGATCCGCGACTTGCACTCCTCGATGAGCTCCTCGTCGCCCGGGAGCAGGTCGGGCTCCAGCACGGCGTACTTCGTCTCGAACGCGTCGGAGCCGAGCAGCCGCTCGCGGTAGACGACCACCTCGATCCCGATGCCGGCGAACTCGACGGCGTACTGCGCGAGCCGCTCGGCGGCCACCCGCTCGACGTAGTCGGCGTCGGCGTCGATGCCGGTCTCCAGCGGCGCGAACGTCTCGGTGTGGACGACCAGCTCGCGGTCGTCGCCCACGTCGGCGACCTCGATCCGGTCGTCCAAGGCGACCGGCGTGAGCTCGCCGAGCAGCCGGAACTCCCGCAGCGCGTGGTAGTCGACCCGGCGGCGCGCGGCCGCGCTCGCGTCGACCAGCCGGTCGATCGCCGTCGCGTACTTCGGATCGAACCCCCGCTCGGCGCGCTCGACGACGCCGACCCGCGTGAGCGGGCGGCGGTGACGCACCGCGGAGAAGCGGTCGCGGACGCGGTCGAGCGCCGCCTCGTCGGCCGCCGACAGCGGCGGCTCGCGGACGTCGTAGCCGAACCGGCCGCCGTCGCGCTCGCGGACGGTCGCCACCACGCCGGGCGCCGCCTCGTACTGCGCCCGGACGTCCGGCGCGTACCACGCCTCCGGGTCGCCCGGCGGCACCGGTGCGGGGACCGCGCCGCCCGGATCGTCGTCGGGCTCGTCGACGATCCGGAGGGTCGCGCCGTCGCTCACGACGCCGTCCCCCGTGTCCGCCGAGTCGCCGCCGTCGGCTCTCGTCGCCGCGCGCTCGGCGCGTCCGTCAGCCGGATCGCACCTCTCGCGTTCGTCCGGCGCGTCGTCGTTCCCGAGCCGCCGCGCGCTGCGGTTCCGAGTACCCGCGTCATCGTTCGATCCGCGGGTGACC of Halorubrum trapanicum contains these proteins:
- a CDS encoding type II/IV secretion system ATPase subunit encodes the protein MSDGATLRIVDEPDDDPGGAVPAPVPPGDPEAWYAPDVRAQYEAAPGVVATVRERDGGRFGYDVREPPLSAADEAALDRVRDRFSAVRHRRPLTRVGVVERAERGFDPKYATAIDRLVDASAAARRRVDYHALREFRLLGELTPVALDDRIEVADVGDDRELVVHTETFAPLETGIDADADYVERVAAERLAQYAVEFAGIGIEVVVYRERLLGSDAFETKYAVLEPDLLPGDEELIEECKSRIWETTVSDVIEDRESFVAARARRFLSRRLTARNTRAWLDAALHRARAALADRGLAAPPVDSRFARDRLDDLAYYVLRDFVGEGILTVPIRDPHLEDVEANRVGERVKVVPRASVLAGAADGERGFDADGQHGFDADGGHGFDADDAPEAGTRVPTNLAFDEETTFVDVVTGIAARDGTELNASTPSAKVNLELDGVPQTIRCAVALPVISEGGPHVSIRKQRADALTPVDLVERGTLSVELVTLLWLLYEHRGVVLFAGPTGVGKTTLLNAHAPFIPFDARPVSVDEGSREVRLPHETGVSLTTRDHEDAYKSVGMAELMTEANYLNPDVEVIAEINTPESFETFAESLNTGHGVIGTTHAEDVEALANRLRERELPARLLREVDLVVFPRQVDGERYVSRAIEPLSEAAYDGLDPEATRSPTGDPKRGGAGVVEAGGESVRFNTVAWRDGDGEFRFPGAPGGDADEGVSRAGAAGTSDAPGGGRGAGPRFRVFDRIANRTDRDREAVAAEFESKRRYVEYLVRDGVDDPEALFEFLADLRTDEAATVERAARTMDRGTADRDGDGDRDEPADRGRP